From the genome of Rhodospirillales bacterium, one region includes:
- a CDS encoding DUF1538 domain-containing protein yields MTGIGQAAVDLVPALLQTLSDVLPIILLLFVFQVVVLRRPLRHPGRKLIGLGYVVAGLALFGAGLESALFPLGRSMAAQLTAPDFLGLTEGEIGPPGAYLWVYVFAAAIGFATTVAEPALITVSIKAEQVSAGTIRAFPLRLAVALGVAVGVALGTYRIVSGTPLHWYIMAGYLLVAAQTIWAQRVMIPIAYDSGGVTTSTVTVPVVSALGISLAAAIPGRSPLVDGFGLIAFASLFPIISVLAYAWTAAWLLRYRRWTRRRERTS; encoded by the coding sequence GTGACCGGTATCGGTCAGGCAGCCGTCGACCTCGTGCCGGCACTGCTGCAGACCCTCTCCGACGTGCTCCCGATCATCCTTCTCCTGTTTGTTTTTCAGGTCGTGGTCCTGCGTCGCCCGTTGCGTCATCCTGGCAGGAAACTGATCGGCCTAGGCTACGTCGTTGCCGGCTTGGCCCTTTTTGGTGCCGGACTGGAAAGCGCCTTGTTTCCCCTGGGCCGAAGCATGGCTGCGCAGTTGACAGCGCCTGACTTCCTGGGGCTGACCGAAGGCGAAATCGGGCCACCCGGCGCGTACCTGTGGGTGTACGTCTTTGCAGCTGCGATCGGGTTTGCCACTACAGTGGCGGAACCGGCTTTAATCACGGTCTCCATCAAGGCCGAACAGGTGTCCGCCGGCACGATCCGGGCGTTTCCGCTCCGGCTGGCCGTCGCCCTGGGAGTCGCGGTCGGGGTGGCGCTTGGAACCTATCGGATCGTTTCGGGTACGCCACTCCACTGGTACATCATGGCGGGCTACCTGTTGGTTGCCGCACAGACAATCTGGGCGCAGCGGGTCATGATCCCGATTGCCTACGATTCCGGCGGCGTCACCACTTCGACCGTGACTGTTCCCGTGGTTTCTGCACTGGGAATCAGTTTGGCCGCGGCGATTCCGGGCCGCAGCCCGCTTGTCGATGGTTTTGGACTGATTGCCTTCGCCAGCCTCTTTCCGATCATTTCGGTACTGGCCTACGCGTGGACGGCGGCTTGGCTGCTGCGTTACCGTCGCTGGACCAGACGACGCGAGAGGACCTCATGA
- a CDS encoding P-II family nitrogen regulator, with amino-acid sequence MKLKLIIAIVPDTRTEDLQEAARAAGATGITVIHQARGEGRAPAKTFLGMDTQLMCDALMLVVAASRAERVLAAITEAGGLEEEEGAGVAFQLDVEAARGFLTQLPD; translated from the coding sequence ATGAAGCTGAAGCTCATCATTGCCATCGTTCCCGATACCCGCACGGAGGACTTGCAGGAAGCGGCACGGGCGGCCGGGGCTACGGGCATCACCGTCATCCACCAGGCGCGTGGCGAGGGCCGCGCGCCCGCGAAGACGTTCCTTGGCATGGACACGCAACTGATGTGCGATGCCCTGATGCTCGTGGTGGCGGCCAGTCGGGCTGAACGTGTCTTGGCAGCCATCACGGAGGCCGGTGGCCTCGAAGAAGAGGAGGGGGCGGGCGTGGCGTTCCAGCTTGACGTTGAAGCGGCCAGGGGATTCCTCACGCAGTTGCCTGACTGA
- a CDS encoding sulfurtransferase TusA family protein encodes MTDESLIMLDYRGLRCPLPVIRARKALRRVSSGSEALISADDSSAPADFTAFCEIAGHELLGIVEREGVFEIRLRTGRKGR; translated from the coding sequence ATGACCGACGAATCGCTGATCATGCTTGATTATCGGGGGCTTCGGTGCCCGCTGCCCGTCATTCGGGCCCGGAAGGCATTGCGGCGCGTGTCGTCCGGCAGCGAAGCCCTGATCAGCGCTGACGATTCGTCCGCACCGGCAGACTTCACGGCCTTTTGCGAGATCGCCGGCCACGAGCTCCTGGGAATTGTCGAGCGTGAGGGGGTGTTCGAGATCCGGCTTCGTACGGGGCGTAAGGGGCGATAG
- a CDS encoding carboxymuconolactone decarboxylase family protein has protein sequence MSEERYQQGLEIRRKVLGDRYVDRATGHSDPLTDDFQNLLTEYCWGGVWGRDGLSMARRSLNNLCILATLGRDEEFELHVRGARRNGCTWEEIRETLIQVAVYSGMPAGVAAFRIAKRVRNDEKAGKTPS, from the coding sequence ATGTCTGAGGAACGCTACCAGCAGGGCCTTGAAATTCGGAGAAAAGTCCTGGGTGATCGGTATGTTGATCGGGCGACCGGGCACAGTGATCCGCTGACGGACGATTTTCAGAATCTGCTCACTGAGTACTGCTGGGGCGGTGTCTGGGGCCGTGATGGGCTGAGCATGGCGCGCCGCAGTCTCAACAACCTCTGCATTCTGGCCACCCTTGGCCGAGACGAAGAATTCGAGTTGCACGTTCGAGGTGCGCGTCGCAATGGATGCACGTGGGAAGAGATACGAGAGACCCTCATCCAGGTCGCAGTCTACAGTGGGATGCCGGCGGGAGTTGCGGCCTTCCGGATCGCGAAACGGGTCAGGAATGACGAGAAGGCAGGCAAGACGCCTTCATGA